One window from the genome of Motilibacter aurantiacus encodes:
- a CDS encoding transporter substrate-binding domain-containing protein, which yields MIRNGRRTTTMGALVAAAGLLLAGCGGGDDETTDTPAAPAPTGAVSNAPTTPDVELVSDGKLTVCTSLPYAPFEANVDGKVQGLDVDLMDLVSAQLGVTTEIRDTGFDGIQSGAALNAGQCDIAAAGMTITPERQQSIDFSDPYFDANQALLSKKGSGITSLEAAEGKKLTSQEATTGEKYARDAGLDPVSVGTPDLQFNALKAGQADVAIQDLPVVSEWLKDPANADFEISATIETGEQYGFGVKKGNTALLDVVNSVLEGARTDGTYDEIYSKWIGEVPSAAATPAAG from the coding sequence ATGATTCGCAACGGCCGGCGCACGACGACGATGGGCGCCCTGGTCGCCGCCGCGGGGCTTCTCCTCGCCGGCTGCGGCGGCGGCGACGACGAGACCACGGACACCCCGGCCGCCCCGGCACCCACCGGCGCGGTCAGCAACGCGCCGACGACGCCGGACGTGGAGCTGGTCAGCGACGGCAAGCTCACCGTCTGCACCTCGCTGCCGTACGCCCCGTTCGAGGCGAACGTGGACGGCAAGGTCCAGGGGCTGGACGTCGACCTCATGGACCTGGTCTCCGCCCAGCTCGGGGTCACCACGGAGATCCGCGACACCGGGTTCGACGGCATCCAGTCCGGCGCCGCCCTGAACGCCGGCCAGTGCGACATCGCGGCCGCCGGCATGACGATCACGCCGGAGCGCCAGCAGAGCATCGACTTCAGCGACCCCTACTTCGACGCGAACCAGGCGCTGCTGTCCAAGAAGGGCAGTGGCATCACCTCGCTCGAGGCGGCCGAGGGCAAGAAGCTGACCTCCCAGGAGGCGACCACGGGCGAGAAGTACGCCCGCGACGCCGGCCTGGACCCGGTGTCGGTCGGTACGCCCGACCTGCAGTTCAACGCCCTCAAGGCGGGCCAGGCCGACGTGGCCATCCAGGACCTGCCCGTGGTCAGCGAGTGGCTCAAGGACCCGGCCAACGCCGACTTCGAGATCTCGGCCACCATCGAGACCGGCGAGCAGTACGGCTTCGGCGTCAAGAAGGGCAACACCGCCCTGCTCGACGTGGTGAACTCCGTCCTCGAGGGCGCCCGCACGGACGGCACGTACGACGAGATCTACAGCAAGTGGATCGGCGAGGTGCCCTCGGCGGCCGCCACGCCGGCCGCTGGCTGA
- a CDS encoding amino acid ABC transporter permease encodes MATTSAPARRLTRRQRRRVSLGLQYALLVALVLAFAFLADWGTLKENFGNTDLAREMFPDVITTAMVNTVKYTVFGFLLGLLLGLVLALMRLSQIRAYRALAGLYIEIFRGLPALIIFIFIGYGVPFAFPGWQIPGGLTGQVTLALGLVSGAYMAETVRAGLQAVPRGQTEAARSLGMSSGRAMVSIVIPQAFRIIIPPLTNELVLLLKDSSLVYVLGMTLEQQDLTKYGREITQANFNSTPLLVAGICYLVLTVPLSYLARRLEARQAKAR; translated from the coding sequence ATGGCAACGACGAGCGCGCCCGCGCGCCGCTTGACGCGCAGACAGCGGCGCCGGGTGTCGCTCGGCCTCCAGTACGCCCTGCTGGTCGCGCTGGTGCTCGCCTTCGCGTTCCTGGCCGACTGGGGGACGCTGAAGGAGAACTTCGGCAACACCGACCTGGCCCGGGAGATGTTCCCGGACGTCATCACGACGGCGATGGTCAACACGGTCAAGTACACCGTGTTCGGCTTCCTGCTCGGCCTGCTGCTGGGCCTCGTGCTGGCGCTCATGCGGCTGTCGCAGATCCGGGCGTACCGGGCACTGGCCGGGCTCTACATCGAGATCTTCCGCGGGCTGCCGGCCCTGATCATCTTCATCTTCATCGGGTACGGCGTCCCGTTCGCGTTCCCGGGCTGGCAGATCCCCGGCGGGCTGACCGGGCAGGTGACCCTGGCGCTGGGGCTGGTCTCCGGGGCGTACATGGCCGAGACGGTCCGCGCCGGGCTGCAGGCCGTGCCGCGCGGGCAGACCGAGGCGGCACGCTCGCTCGGCATGTCCTCCGGCCGCGCGATGGTCTCGATCGTCATCCCACAGGCCTTCCGGATCATCATCCCGCCGCTGACCAACGAGCTCGTCCTGCTGCTGAAGGACTCCTCGCTGGTCTACGTGCTCGGCATGACCCTCGAACAGCAGGACCTGACCAAGTACGGCCGCGAGATCACGCAGGCCAACTTCAACAGCACCCCGCTGCTGGTGGCCGGGATCTGCTACCTGGTCCTGACCGTCCCGTTGAGCTACCTGGCCCGTCGGCTCGAGGCAAGGCAGGCGAAGGCACGATGA
- a CDS encoding amino acid ABC transporter ATP-binding protein, giving the protein MTATTPVRTATGGRPPVIAIRDVHKSFGQNEVLKGIDLEVQAGEVVCVIGPSGSGKSTLLRCVNLLEQPTSGTVHVEGIEVTDPDVDIDAVRRRIGMVFQQFNLFPHLTVLDNLTIAQRRVLKRSKAEAEQVARANLERVGLADRADAYPAKLSGGQQQRVAIARSLSMSPDLMLFDEPTSALDPELVGDVLAVMRGLAAEGMTMLVVTHEMSFAREVASRVVFMDGGVVVEDGHPDQVIGNPQHARTRTFLSRVLDPAAASLGEGPAGAPDPAAAALTDGAVAPRVGFEKGPGLP; this is encoded by the coding sequence ATGACCGCGACAACCCCCGTACGCACGGCGACCGGTGGCCGTCCCCCCGTCATCGCGATCCGCGACGTGCACAAGTCCTTCGGCCAGAACGAGGTCCTCAAGGGCATCGACCTCGAGGTCCAGGCGGGCGAGGTCGTCTGCGTCATCGGGCCGTCCGGCTCCGGCAAGTCGACGCTGCTGCGCTGCGTCAACCTGCTCGAGCAGCCCACGTCGGGCACGGTGCACGTCGAGGGCATCGAGGTCACCGACCCCGACGTCGACATCGACGCGGTCCGGCGCCGGATCGGCATGGTCTTCCAGCAGTTCAACCTCTTCCCGCACCTCACGGTGCTGGACAACCTCACCATCGCCCAGCGCCGGGTGCTCAAGCGCAGCAAGGCCGAGGCCGAGCAGGTCGCCCGGGCCAACCTCGAGCGGGTCGGGCTCGCCGACCGCGCCGACGCGTACCCGGCGAAGCTGTCCGGCGGGCAGCAGCAGCGCGTGGCCATCGCACGCTCGCTCTCGATGAGCCCGGACCTCATGCTCTTCGACGAGCCGACCTCGGCGCTCGACCCCGAGCTCGTGGGCGACGTGCTCGCCGTCATGCGCGGCCTCGCGGCGGAGGGGATGACGATGCTCGTCGTCACCCACGAGATGAGCTTCGCCCGTGAGGTGGCGTCCCGGGTCGTCTTCATGGACGGCGGGGTCGTCGTGGAGGACGGCCACCCCGACCAGGTGATCGGCAACCCGCAGCACGCGCGCACCCGGACGTTCCTGTCCCGGGTGCTCGACCCGGCTGCGGCGTCGCTCGGCGAGGGGCCGGCCGGGGCCCCGGACCCCGCGGCTGCGGCGCTGACCGACGGTGCCGTCGCTCCGCGGGTGGGCTTCGAGAAGGGGCCGGGCCTACCCTGA